TTTTGGATTTTGGATTAGGAAATCTCCCCCTGCTCCCCCTGCTCCCCCTGCTCCCCCTGCTCCCTAATCTCTACTCCCTAGTTCAATGACATCAGCCAGCTACAAGTTTTCTAAGCCTACAAAACCGCTGGTTCCTGGGCCTTCGCTCATGGATCGCTACATTGCCACTGAACTACTCCTGCCATTTTTGTTTGGTGTGGGAGCCTTTTCTTCAGTTGGCGTGGCAGTTGGCATCATGTTTGACCTGGTGCGGAGAGTGGTGGAATCTGGGTTGCCGATTAACATAGCCTTAAATGTGTTTTTGTTGAAGCTACCCGCTTTCGTTGTCCTTGCTTTCCCAATGTCCACGCTGCTTGCTGCCTTGATGACCTACAGTCGGTTGTCTAGCGATAGTGAACTGATCGCTCTGCGTAGCTGTGGAGTGAGTATCTATCGATTAGTGCTGCCTGCTGTCATCCTAAGTTTTATCGTCACGGGGATAACATTTATATTTAATGAGCAAGTTGTACCAGCGGCAAACTACCAGGCTACTGTCACCCTAGAACGAGCACTGAAGCAAGAAAAACCAGCGTTTCAGGAAAACAACATTTTCTACCCCGAATATCAAGAAGTTAAGCAGCCGAATGGTGACGAAGCAAAAATACTTACTCGCTTATTTTATGCCGATCATTTTAATGGTCAGCGTATGCAAGGCTTGACGATTGTGGATCGTTCCCGCGAAGGTCTAAATCAAATCGTGGTAGCTGATTCAGCTGAATGGAATCTAACCCAAAATACTTGGGATTTTTTCGATGGCACTATCTATCTAGTTTCTCCAGATAGCTCCTATCGCAACATTGTGCGGTTTGAACATCAACAGCTGAAATTGCCCCGGACACCGTTAGATATAGCAGCAAGAGGGCGTGATTCTGATGAGATGAATATTGCCCAAGTCCGAAAGCAGCTAGAGCTTGCTCGCCTCAGTAATGATGACAAAAAAATTCGTAGGTATAAGCTTCGGATTCAAGAAAAAATTGCTTTGCCATTTGTATGTGTTGTTTTTGGCTTAGTAGGCGCAGCTTTGGGAACCAAACCTCAGCGCACTGGCAGAGCAACGAGTTTTGGTATTAGTGTGGTTGTGATTTTTAGCTATTACTTACTCATGTTTATCAGTAGCCAGCTAGGCTTGGCGGGTATTCTCTCTCCGTCTGTATCAGCCTGGTTGCCGACTATGTTTGGTTTTGGGGCAGGCGGTTTGCTTTTATTCCGAGTCGCAAAGTAAAAGGAACTGACCTCTAGGTGAGTCAAAGGGAAAGTGCGGCTCGCACTCACTCCTTCCTTACTCCTCGCTCCGGATAGGTTTCGCCCAAAATTGCAGACAGAGAGAGATGTTTGCGAATATCCATTTTCTCTGCCAGCGATTCTTCGCCTGAATTGAGCGTGTTGTTCTCTGGTGGCAGCACTGTCACTGCATGCAATTGTTCCAAATTAAGCAATTGTTTCTCTTCTACTGGAGGTATTTTCTCCACTAGAGATTCGCTTGACTGGAGCGACTGGTTCTCCTCCGGTTGCAGCACTGTTATTTCTGGTTCTGTCTTAGCTGGCAGTGGCACAATCGGTAGGGAAGTAAAACTCGGTTGCTTTCCTTGCAGTAGTTTTCGCTGCTGGCGACGCGTTAGCTTCCGTTTGGCAGTAAACTTGATACGCTGACGCAGTTTGGGCAGTCCTGACGAACTTTTCACCCATTTAGCCACGATTATTGAACTAGCAGCACCAATGAGGGTAACGGTTCCTAGCAACCACCAAGGTCTAGAATTGCGTGTCTGGAAGGTATTTGGGCTTGCAGTTTCTACGGGTGTTGGTTCAGGTTCTTCCTGTTTTAGATTACTAACCTGGGTGATGCTGAAAAAGGCAATGGTAATAACAGCGGCTAGGAATGACCATACTCCAATCAAAACTAGCCAAGGAGAATGCCTAATCAATTCGGGCAGGAAATTTTTTCTCGCTGATTGTCCCAAGTGCTGGCTCGACTGAGCAGGCTGAGAATAGCTCAATGCGGAGGAGTGCTGTGCACCCTGACTATCCGTACTTTGATTATTATCCATTGCACTTTCAGAGGCGTCACTAACGACTGTACTGTACGGGCGGCTTTGAAAGTCTTGCTTTTAGGTAATTGAAAATATCTGTTAAACCCGCCCCTACGCCTACTAATGAGAATGTCGTTCTAAAGCAAGTTGAATCAATTGATCTACCAATTCTGGAAAGGAAATGCCGCTGGCAGCCCATAGTCGAGGATACATACTCGTTGCTGTGAAGCCGGGTAAAGTATTGATTTCATTCAGCAATACTTTACCCGTTGCTTCAACATAGAAAAAGTCTACTCTTGCTAAACCAGAGGCATCAATAGCTGCAAAAGCCTGGAGAGCCATCTGTTGGATTTCGGTAGCGATCGCATCTGGTACTGATGCTGGAATCAACAAATCTGCCTTACCTGCGCTATATTTCGTCTCATAATCATAGAAATCGCTTTGATAAGTAATCTCTCCTACGACAGAAGCCTTGGGGTGATCGTTACCTAAGACGGCACATTCAAGTTCCCTGGCAACTACAGCTTCTTCCACAATTATCCGCCGATCATAGCTTGCAGCATTATCCAGGGCAGTTTCCAATTCAGTGCGCGATCGCACCTTGGTAATGCCCACTGACGATCCTAAATTAGCAGGCTTTACAAAACAGGGATAACCCAAATCCGCTTCAATTTGGTCACAAAGCTTGGGAAATACGCAAGGATTCGACCAGATCTGCGCTCGGTTAACGGCAATGTACTTCACCTGTGGTAGTCCCATCTGGGCGAACGCCATCTTCATGGCAATTTTATCCATGCCCATCGCGGAGCCTAAAACCCCAGAACCGACGAAGGGAACTTGCATTAATTTCAGCAGTCCCTGCACTGTACCATCTTCCCCATTCGGACCGTGGAGAATCGGAAACCAAACATCGACTTCAGCTGCTTGGGGTGGAGACTGCCAGTTGCTGAGTTGTTGATTTTTGGGAGTTTCGTCTGGGGATGGTAGCAGGGGAATACCTGATTCTAGAACTTTTTGGGGTTCTTGCCCCGCTAGCCAGCGTCCATCTTTTTGGATATAAACAGGCAGTAGTTCGTATTTGCTACCGTTTTGATCCGCACTTAGCGCGTTGGCGATCGCCTGAGCTGAGCTAACTGAAACTTCATGTTCCCCCGATCGACCTCCAAACAGCAATCCCACTCTCAACCTTGTCATCCTCAACACCTCCGCCACTTTTGGCATAGCCTATCACAGAAGGGGTCAGGGGTCAGGGGTCAGGGGAAGAGAAATAAATTTATACTCTTCTGGCTCCTGATGTTCTAACTACACAGGAATTAGCTGTTGGATTCCGACTGGTTCACCTGTTAAGCTAAAAGCCCGCACCTCTGTAATTTTGACTTTTACCAGTTGACCTTTAAGTTCGGCAATATTGCCATTAAAAAAGGTGAGACGATTGCCGCGTGTCCGTCCCATTATCTGATTGGGGTTTTTAGGATTTTGGTCTTCCACTAACACTTCTTCGATGCGACCAAGATAACGTTGAGAGCGCTGGGCTGCTTTAGTTGCAACTAAGTGGTTCAGTCGTTGTAGGCGATCGCTCTTAATTTCCTCACTCAACTGATTTTCCCATACAGATGCTGGTGTGCTCGGACGGGGAGAGTAAGCAGCTGTATTCAGATGATCGAAACCAATGTCTTCCACTAGCCGCAGTGTATTTTCAAATTGTGCTTCCGTTTCACCAGGAAACCCCACAATTGCATCAGCACTAATTGACGCATCCGGCATATACCGACGAATCGTATCAATAATCCGGCGATATTTCTCCTGTGTGTAGCCTCGCGCCATGCGTTTTAGCACTTCGTTATCCCCAGACTGGAAGGGAATATGGAAATGTTCGCACACTTTGGGCAATTCGGCACAAGCCCGAATTAGGCGCTCTGTAAAATAACGTGGGTGACTCGTAGCAAAGCGAATTCGTTCTATTCCCGGCACGTCATGGACGTAGTACAGCAAGTCTGTCAACGTATGCTGATGCCGCCCCTCTGGGGTTACTCCCGGCAAATCTCGCCCATAGGCATCAATATTCTGACCCAGCAACGTTACTTCCTGATAACCCAATTGCCCCAACTTTTCCATCTCAGCTCGAATTGCCTCTGGTGTCCGAGATTGCTCTATACCGCGTACATTGGGAACAACGCAGTAGGTACAGCGCTCGTTGCAGCCATAAATCACGTTTACCCAAGCCGTCACCGAGCTGTCGCGGCGAGGTTTCGTAATATCTTCGACAATATGGATTGGTTCGGTTGCCACCACCTGATTGCCATCAAATACCTGTTCCAGCAAATCTTGAAGACGGTTGGCGTGTTGGGGTCCCATTACCAAATCTAGTTCTGGTACTCGTCGCAGTAGTGTTTCTCCTTCCTGCTGAGCGACACAACCAGCAACCACTAAGGTAAGATTGGGCTGTTCGTGCTTGCGTTTTGCCTGTCTACCTAGGTAGGAATAAACCTTTTGCTCAGCGTTATCCCGAATCGTGCAGGTATTGTAGAGGATTAAGTCAGCATCGTTTGGGTCTTCTGACCACTCAAAGCCCATATTTTCTAAAATACCAGCCATACGCTCGGAGTCTGCCTTATTCATTTGGCAACCAAACGTGGTGATGTGGTAGCGACGGTTGAAAGTGGTCATTGTGATTTACGGACAAGAATGAGACACAGGTTTCCAGATTTTAATTATAGATTTTTGTGATTGAAGTCGCCTGAAGATGCGTTGTTGTCACTTTCTGGTCACATTTATATGTCGAATATAGCTACATATATAAAAAGTTTCATAACCGTGGAAAAACAACCAAGCAATCTTTGCATTTGGTTTGTCCTGTCAGAGAATTGGAGCGAAGCGAACAGTTATGACAGCAACAGCCACAGATAACTTGCAGAAGCATCAATTTCAGAACTTACCAGCAACGCAAGTCTCCCGACAGTTAGACAGTAAGATAACCAAGTGCCAAGAGCGGTTTGGTCTCAATAAACAAGGCATCTACAGTTACAATCCCAGCCACTATTGTCCACCATAAACAAACACCCGATGCAACTGCACGCCTAGTATCAGAGTAACTAACAAGGCTGAGCGCAGCTTCGTGACTTCTGGTAGAGGCATTGTGGTTGCCACTAGAGATACAAAAGAAATCTACTAGCTTTCACAATTAATGCAGCTTTGAATCACCAGTAACCTCAAGGAAGCGATATGAGATTGAGTGTAATCATAGCTTGTTTGAACGGAGCTGATACGATTGGTATCCAACTTGAGGCACTCGCCAACCAACAATGGTCTGAGCCGTGGGAAGTCATTTTCGCTGACAATGGCTCTAGGGATGGAACCGTAACGATTGTAGAGCAGTATAGACACAAATTACCAAATCTTCGGATTGTTGATGCCTCCGACCAACCAGGCAAAGCACATGCTGGCAATGTTGCCATGTCAGCTGCTTCTGGTGAAGCATTCGCCTTTTGCGACGCAGATGACGAAGTGGCTCCGGGTTGGGTAGCAGCGATGGGTGAGGCGCTGGCTGAGTATGACTTCGTGGGTGGAGCGATGGATTATTTGAAGCTGAATCAACCCAAGCGAGTCAAACATCAAGTAGGAGGGATAAAACAAGCTGAACACCCTCCTTTCCTACCATTCTGCGGTGGCTGCAATTTTGGATTTAACCGCTCAGTTTATCAAGCGATCGGTGGGTTTGATGAATCTTTTCTGTTTGGTGAGGATACGGAATATTGTTGGAGAGCTCAACTGGCAGGGAGTAAACTGCAGTTTGTCCCCAATGCGGTTGTTCATTACCGACATCGCAATACTTTAGCAGCTAGCTATCGTCAAGCGCGCAACTGGTCAGAATCTTATGTGCTCTTGCGCAAGAAGTATGGCGGCTCGCTCAGCAGATTAATGATGCTGAAGTTGCTGCTCGGTGGTTGGAGGCATATGCCGCTGTGTCTGGTGCGAATCCGTAGCTGGGAAGATCTAGTTGAGTTTGCCTGGCAGTTTGGTTGGAAAATTGGTGAAACGCGAGGTTGCGTTAAACAGCTAAGTTTTAGTTGATTACCACCATGGCTTTTA
This window of the Chroococcidiopsis sp. CCMEE 29 genome carries:
- a CDS encoding LptF/LptG family permease, whose protein sequence is MDRYIATELLLPFLFGVGAFSSVGVAVGIMFDLVRRVVESGLPINIALNVFLLKLPAFVVLAFPMSTLLAALMTYSRLSSDSELIALRSCGVSIYRLVLPAVILSFIVTGITFIFNEQVVPAANYQATVTLERALKQEKPAFQENNIFYPEYQEVKQPNGDEAKILTRLFYADHFNGQRMQGLTIVDRSREGLNQIVVADSAEWNLTQNTWDFFDGTIYLVSPDSSYRNIVRFEHQQLKLPRTPLDIAARGRDSDEMNIAQVRKQLELARLSNDDKKIRRYKLRIQEKIALPFVCVVFGLVGAALGTKPQRTGRATSFGISVVVIFSYYLLMFISSQLGLAGILSPSVSAWLPTMFGFGAGGLLLFRVAK
- a CDS encoding D-alanine--D-alanine ligase family protein → MTRLRVGLLFGGRSGEHEVSVSSAQAIANALSADQNGSKYELLPVYIQKDGRWLAGQEPQKVLESGIPLLPSPDETPKNQQLSNWQSPPQAAEVDVWFPILHGPNGEDGTVQGLLKLMQVPFVGSGVLGSAMGMDKIAMKMAFAQMGLPQVKYIAVNRAQIWSNPCVFPKLCDQIEADLGYPCFVKPANLGSSVGITKVRSRTELETALDNAASYDRRIIVEEAVVARELECAVLGNDHPKASVVGEITYQSDFYDYETKYSAGKADLLIPASVPDAIATEIQQMALQAFAAIDASGLARVDFFYVEATGKVLLNEINTLPGFTATSMYPRLWAASGISFPELVDQLIQLALERHSH
- the miaB gene encoding tRNA (N6-isopentenyl adenosine(37)-C2)-methylthiotransferase MiaB, which encodes MTTFNRRYHITTFGCQMNKADSERMAGILENMGFEWSEDPNDADLILYNTCTIRDNAEQKVYSYLGRQAKRKHEQPNLTLVVAGCVAQQEGETLLRRVPELDLVMGPQHANRLQDLLEQVFDGNQVVATEPIHIVEDITKPRRDSSVTAWVNVIYGCNERCTYCVVPNVRGIEQSRTPEAIRAEMEKLGQLGYQEVTLLGQNIDAYGRDLPGVTPEGRHQHTLTDLLYYVHDVPGIERIRFATSHPRYFTERLIRACAELPKVCEHFHIPFQSGDNEVLKRMARGYTQEKYRRIIDTIRRYMPDASISADAIVGFPGETEAQFENTLRLVEDIGFDHLNTAAYSPRPSTPASVWENQLSEEIKSDRLQRLNHLVATKAAQRSQRYLGRIEEVLVEDQNPKNPNQIMGRTRGNRLTFFNGNIAELKGQLVKVKITEVRAFSLTGEPVGIQQLIPV
- a CDS encoding glycosyltransferase — encoded protein: MRLSVIIACLNGADTIGIQLEALANQQWSEPWEVIFADNGSRDGTVTIVEQYRHKLPNLRIVDASDQPGKAHAGNVAMSAASGEAFAFCDADDEVAPGWVAAMGEALAEYDFVGGAMDYLKLNQPKRVKHQVGGIKQAEHPPFLPFCGGCNFGFNRSVYQAIGGFDESFLFGEDTEYCWRAQLAGSKLQFVPNAVVHYRHRNTLAASYRQARNWSESYVLLRKKYGGSLSRLMMLKLLLGGWRHMPLCLVRIRSWEDLVEFAWQFGWKIGETRGCVKQLSFS